GGCAGGCGAAACTAACTACATCCTTGACCTCAACGCCGGAGATTATCCATGCAGGACAACCCAGTTCAATCTTGGACCAGGAAACTACTGCACGGTAGGTATCATATTTGCTCCCCAATCTCAAGGCAGGAAGGATGCATTTCTTAGCGTGTATCCAAACTCTCCATATCCGGAGAAGCTCTACATGACGGGTGTTGGGGTAGCTCAGACGAGTCAGCAACCTGCACCACCACAGCAACCTGCACCACCCTCTCAATCCCCTTCGGAATCTTCTCAGACCACATCCGGGGGTGGAGGAGGTGGATGCTCTATGAGTGCCGGAGCATCTCCTGTTAATGTCCTTGCGTGGGTCTTGTTACCAACCCTTATGATCCTCAGGAGGCTAAAAAGAAGCTAACACCTTTGTGCCCCCTGCGGGGGGCTTTTTGCGATATATTTATACTTACATGTCTGACAGAGAGGATATTCTCAAGAGAATAGACATAGTGGATGTCATATCTTCATACATAGAGCTTAAAAGAACGGGCAACAACTACAGTGCGAGATGTCCCTTCCATCCTGATGACACGCCTTCCTTTTTTGTATCACCCAGCAGAGGTATATTTAAGTGTTTTGGCTGTGGGGTAGGAGGAGATGCGGTAAAGTTTGTAGCTCTTTACGAAAACATAAGTTATTCTGAGGCTCTTGTAAGACTTGCCAAAAGGTACAACGTACCTATCAAGTTGAAGGAATCAAAGAAGGATACAAAAGTACTGCATATCTTTGAGCTTGTGTCAGAGTATTATCATAACATGTTAAGGAAAAGCCCTAACGCGATAGATTACCTCAAAAGTAGGGGTGTTTCCTCAAGGAGTATTCAGAGGTTCATGCTTGGTTTTTCCCCATCTTCGGAAGCGCTGGTAAGCCTTCTTAAAAAAGAAGGTGTTTTGGATGCTTACGAAAAAACAGGCAATATAGTCAAGATTGATGAGGGTATATACAGAGATCTCTTTGCAGGAAGGATCGTAATACCTATAAGGGACGATAAGGGAAGGTACGTAGCTTTTGGTGGAAGGGTGCTTTATAGCGGACAACCCAAATACATAAATTCTCCAGAGAGTGAGTTTTTTAAAAAAAGAGAAATTATATTTGGACTATACGAAGGCAAGGATTACATAAAAGATAGGGGATTTGCGGTGATAGTCGAAGGATACTTTGACGTTATAAGCATGCACGATGAAGGATACAAGAATACGGTAGCACCTTTGGGAACATCCTTTGGTGAGTATCATGCCAGACTGCTATCAAGGTATACCAGAGAAGTTATTCTCCTTTTTGATGGTGACAGTGCGGGAAAGAGAGCGGTAAGGCAAGCAACACCGTATTTGCTCGCTCACGGACTAAAGGTGAGATTGGCACACCTACCGGAGGGGGAAGACCCTGACACCCTCGCAAAGAGGGACAGGGATCTCCTACGATCTCTGATTGATAATGCAAAGGATATATTTGAACTCCTCATGTATGGACTAAAAGATAACCAAAGGGATGCTTTAAGAGACTTGCTTTACTTTGCGGGCTTTCTGAAAGACAAAGTATACCAGCATGAACTCTTAAGGGAGGTAAGTAAAATAAGCAGGCTTCCCATGAGTGTCCTTTACGAACAGCTTCCGAAGGTTCAGAAGGAAGTAAAAGAAGATGGAGAGAGCTTAACTTACGCTGAGAGAGTATTTTTGCTTGGTCTTATGAAGTTTGGGAAGGAGGATCATCTGAAAGATGTCTTACTTTCACCTGAGGCTATGAGGATAGCCGAGTATATACTTGCGGGCGATTATCATCTGGTGCCGGAGAGTGTAAAAAATGCTAAGGTTTATAATCTTGAGTCAACTTACCTTGCAAGCTATGAGAAGCTCAAGATAGATAAGTCCGATTTTAAGGAGGAGACAAAGAGTATATTGGAAATGAGGAAGGAAAAAAATAGGGAAGTTGTGAGATTCAGAAGAAAAATATGAGCTTATATTTTAACTCTTATGGAACAGGTTTTCGTTTATGACACTACTTTGAGGGATGGATCACAATCTGAAGGTATAAACTTTTCAGTGGAGGATAAGATCCGCATACTCCAAAAGCTTGATGAGTTTGGAATGCATTACGTAGAGTGCGGATGGCCGGGTGCGAACCCAAAAGATACCGTTCTTTTTGAAAGGCTAAAAAAAATAAAAACACAAAACGCCAAGATAGTTGCCTTTGGCGCTACGAGAAAGGCGGGTAAAAAGGTGGAAGAGGATCAGCAAGTGGATAACCTTCTGAAATCTGGTGCAAGTGTAATAACCATATTTGGTAAAAGCTGGGATTTTCATGTGACACATGCCATAGGAACGAGTTTAGAAGAAAATCTCAGCATGGTATATGAAACTATAAGTTACTTAAAAAAACACGTTCAAGAGGTGATCTTTGACGCTGAACACTTCTTTGATGGATACAAGCACAGCAAAGATTACGCTTTTGCTGTTCTGGATGCTGCGCTTGCAGGGGGTGCCGATTGGATAGTGCTGTGCGATACAAACGGAGGCAGTCTTCCCAATGAAATCTACGAGATAACCAAAGCTGTGAAAGAAAAGTTCCCAGGCGCACGCGTAGGTATTCACGCTCACAATGATGCTGATACAGGTGTCGCTAACTCTCTTATGGCTGTACTTGCTGGTGCGAGGCAAGTTCACGGCACTATAAACGGTATAGGTGAAAGGACGGGTAACGCCAACCTCTGTTCTATAATACCAAACCTCCAGATCAAGCTCGGCTTTAGCGTAATTCCTTCCCAAAACCTGAAAAAATTGACAGAACTTGCTCATTTTGTCTCTGAAATTTCCAACATGCCTCTGCCTAAGAATATGCCCTATGTAGGAGAAAGTGCCTTCACTCACAAAGCGGGTGTTCATGCTTCCGCTGTCATGAAAAGATCTGAAACCTACGAACACATAGACCCAGCTCTCGTGGGAAACAGAAGGAAAGTAACTGTATCGGACCTTTCCGGCAGGAGCAACATACTATACAAGCTCAGGGAGATGGGTATAAAGGTGGATGAAAAGTCTCCAGAACTGCTCAAACTTGTTGAGAAGATAAAGGAACTTGAAAAGGAAGGTTACCATTTTGAGGCTGCCGAAGCATCCTTTGAGCTTCTATGCAAGAGGCATTTTGGACTTGTCAAAAACTACTTTGACCTTGACGCATACAGGGTGCTTATAGCCAGAAGAAGCACGGACAATTCCCCAGTTTCCGAAGCTACCGTACGACTCTATGTTGAAAGTATAAAGGAGCATACCGCAGCCCTTGGCAATGGACCTGTAAGTGCCCTGGATAGAGCGCTCAGAAAAGCTTTAGAGGAGTTCTATCCCAGCCTAAAAGATGTTCAGCTCATAGATTACAAGGTGAGGATAGTCAACGAATCCGAAGGTACATCCGCAAAGGTGAGAGTGCTTATAGAGTCCACTGATGGAAAGAGAAAGTGGGGAACTGTGGGCGTCTCTGAAAACATAATAGAAGCTTCGTGGATAGCTCTCACGGATAGTCTCATATACAAGCTGTTAAAGGATGAAGAAGAGGGTATAATGTAATCTTATGAAGAAGAAACTTATCCTTACATCCCTTTTTGTACTGTCTATGGCTGAACCTGTAAAGGTGAACAAGAACCTATCCGTTAGGGTGATTGATGCCGACGGTGTAACTCATAACCTCAGAGGGATAAGCTGTAACGGAAGGGATTATTTGAGGGTCAGGGAGGGGAACGTTGAGTATGCCATACCTTTTGAAAATATAAGACATATAAAAGTCATTTCTCAAAAAGAAGATGCCATTGACGTGAAGGTACAGCTCGTAAACGGTGTAGAAAAACATATAAACGTAGGTACAAATACCTACTGCATATCTCAATCGGAGCTTGGTAAGGCGAGCTTTTACATTAAAGACGTAAAGGATATCTTTATAGAAAGAGGAGAGCAAAGATGAAGAGAGTCAAATTTTTAGGTATCTTGATGGTTGCCTTTGGCATAGGTTTTGTGCTTGGCACTGCGGGTGGCTTTCCCAGAGACAAGGGCGGTGAGGACGACTACAGGTACTTCAGGCTCTTTACGGATGTTTTTAAGGTTGTTAAAGAGAACTATGTGGAGAATGTGAGTACAAAAGATCTCATATACGGTGCTTTGAACGGTATGATGAAGTCTTTAGATCCCTTCTCAGCCTTCTTCACACCGGAGCAATACAAAGAGTTCAAAGAGGAAACCGAGGGTGAGTTTGGCGGTGTAGGTATTGAGATTAGCATGGAAAAGGGCAGACCTATAGTGGTGTCTCCCATAGAAGGGACACCGGCCTACAGGGCAGGGATAAGACCTGGGGACATAATCATTGAGATAAACGGTGAGGACACATCTAACATGATGCTCACCGATGTGGTACAAAAGATAAGAGGTAAACCCGGTACAAAGGTGAACTTGACCATAATGAGAAAGGGTGCGGATAAACCTCTCAAATTTGAGCTTGAGAGGAGTCTCATAAAGATAGAGAGCGTAAAATGGACGAAGATAGGGGATGTAGGTTACATAAGGTTATCTCAGTTTAACGATGGTGCAGGAAACGAAATGGAAAAAGCCATAAAGAGTTTACTTGCTCAAAATGTCAGAGGTATCGTACTTGATCTCAGAAACGATCCGGGAGGACTTTTGACCGAGGCTGTGAATGTAGCTGAACTTTTCATTCCCGAAGGTAAGCTCATAGTTTACACCAAAACAAGGGACGGTGAGATAAACAAGTATTTCTCAAAAAGGAAACCACTCCTTCCTGAGGATATGCCTCTTGTCGTTCTTATAAACAAAGGTTCTGCAAGTGCATCGGAGATCGTCACAGGTGCGCTTCAAGACTACAAGAGAGCTGTAATAGTTGGAGAGAAGAGTTACGGTAAGGCATCCGTTCAAAATATCATGCCTCTTGAGGACGGCTCTGCCATAAAGCTAACCATAGCGTACTACTACACTCCTCTGGGCAGGCTCATACACAAGAAGGGTATAACTCCAGACGTGCAGGTTGTGATGGATGAAAAGCAGGAGGAGAAGCTCCAGGAAGCCATAAGGCAAAAGAGGATGCAGGGAGACAACCACAAACTCATACTTTTGCCAGATCTGGATCCTCAGCTGGAGAAGGCTATTGAGATAATAGACAAAGGTGAAACCTTAAAAAGAGCGGCATGATTACCCTCGCTGTAGAAACTTCTTGTGATGAGACAGCTCTCGCCCTTTTCTCTTCTGATAAAGGTATAATAGGTGATGTATTGCTCTCTCAAGTGGTACATTCATCTTTTGGGGGAGTAGTACCAGAGCTTTCTGCAAGGGAACATACGAAAAACATACTACCCCTATTTGACAAGCTTTTGAAAGATACAGGTATGGATATATCCCAGATAGACTTCGTATCCTTTACACTCACCCCAGGTCTTATTTTGTCCCTTGTGGTAGGTGTAGCCTTTGCTAAATCTTTAGCCTATGCGCTTGAAAAACCTCTCGTCCCCGTGCATCACCTTGAAGGACACATATACTCGGTTTTTCTGGAAAGACCAGTTGATTACCCTTTTATCTCTCTTATAGTATCTGGAGGACATACGGATCTCTACCTGGTGGAGGGCTTTGGCAGGTACACCTTCTTAGGTGGCACACTTGATGATGCTGTAGGTGAAAGCTACGACAAAGTGGCAAGACTTATGGGACTTGGTTATCCCGGTGGACCCATAGTTGACAGGTTAGCTCAAAAGGGAAGACCCTCCTATCAGCTCCCAAGACCTATGATAGAAAGAGATGATCTGAGTATGTCCTTCAGCGGTCTTAAGACTGCGGTTAGACATATAGTAGAGGCAGGTGATTACTTTCGGGAGGATCTGGCTTGCTCCTTTCAGATGGCAGTGGTTGATGTTTTAGAAAGAAAAGTGATCAAAGCTGTGGAGATGACCAAAGTCAAAAGCATTGCGGTGGTAGGTGGTGTGTCAGCCAACACCGAACTCAGAAGGAGATTTGAGAAACTTTCTAAGGAAATGGGCTATAGAATTTATCTACCACACCCTAAATTCTCTACTGACAATGCCTGTATGATAGCCTACGCAGGCATGGAGAGATTCAAAAGAGGTATCATCGCACCTCTTGACATAAATCCTGAACCTAACACTCCGTTAGAGCTTTTCGGGAAAGAGTGGAGCTAAAGAAAGCGCTTTTTTAAGTATCTCCTTGTCTCCTTTGTACTTTACGAGTTTTTTTGCATCCTCCAGCGGGAAGAATCTGGCA
This genomic interval from Hydrogenobacter sp. contains the following:
- the dnaG gene encoding DNA primase, with the protein product MSDREDILKRIDIVDVISSYIELKRTGNNYSARCPFHPDDTPSFFVSPSRGIFKCFGCGVGGDAVKFVALYENISYSEALVRLAKRYNVPIKLKESKKDTKVLHIFELVSEYYHNMLRKSPNAIDYLKSRGVSSRSIQRFMLGFSPSSEALVSLLKKEGVLDAYEKTGNIVKIDEGIYRDLFAGRIVIPIRDDKGRYVAFGGRVLYSGQPKYINSPESEFFKKREIIFGLYEGKDYIKDRGFAVIVEGYFDVISMHDEGYKNTVAPLGTSFGEYHARLLSRYTREVILLFDGDSAGKRAVRQATPYLLAHGLKVRLAHLPEGEDPDTLAKRDRDLLRSLIDNAKDIFELLMYGLKDNQRDALRDLLYFAGFLKDKVYQHELLREVSKISRLPMSVLYEQLPKVQKEVKEDGESLTYAERVFLLGLMKFGKEDHLKDVLLSPEAMRIAEYILAGDYHLVPESVKNAKVYNLESTYLASYEKLKIDKSDFKEETKSILEMRKEKNREVVRFRRKI
- the cimA gene encoding citramalate synthase, which produces MEQVFVYDTTLRDGSQSEGINFSVEDKIRILQKLDEFGMHYVECGWPGANPKDTVLFERLKKIKTQNAKIVAFGATRKAGKKVEEDQQVDNLLKSGASVITIFGKSWDFHVTHAIGTSLEENLSMVYETISYLKKHVQEVIFDAEHFFDGYKHSKDYAFAVLDAALAGGADWIVLCDTNGGSLPNEIYEITKAVKEKFPGARVGIHAHNDADTGVANSLMAVLAGARQVHGTINGIGERTGNANLCSIIPNLQIKLGFSVIPSQNLKKLTELAHFVSEISNMPLPKNMPYVGESAFTHKAGVHASAVMKRSETYEHIDPALVGNRRKVTVSDLSGRSNILYKLREMGIKVDEKSPELLKLVEKIKELEKEGYHFEAAEASFELLCKRHFGLVKNYFDLDAYRVLIARRSTDNSPVSEATVRLYVESIKEHTAALGNGPVSALDRALRKALEEFYPSLKDVQLIDYKVRIVNESEGTSAKVRVLIESTDGKRKWGTVGVSENIIEASWIALTDSLIYKLLKDEEEGIM
- a CDS encoding S41 family peptidase, yielding MKRVKFLGILMVAFGIGFVLGTAGGFPRDKGGEDDYRYFRLFTDVFKVVKENYVENVSTKDLIYGALNGMMKSLDPFSAFFTPEQYKEFKEETEGEFGGVGIEISMEKGRPIVVSPIEGTPAYRAGIRPGDIIIEINGEDTSNMMLTDVVQKIRGKPGTKVNLTIMRKGADKPLKFELERSLIKIESVKWTKIGDVGYIRLSQFNDGAGNEMEKAIKSLLAQNVRGIVLDLRNDPGGLLTEAVNVAELFIPEGKLIVYTKTRDGEINKYFSKRKPLLPEDMPLVVLINKGSASASEIVTGALQDYKRAVIVGEKSYGKASVQNIMPLEDGSAIKLTIAYYYTPLGRLIHKKGITPDVQVVMDEKQEEKLQEAIRQKRMQGDNHKLILLPDLDPQLEKAIEIIDKGETLKRAA
- the tsaD gene encoding tRNA (adenosine(37)-N6)-threonylcarbamoyltransferase complex transferase subunit TsaD — protein: MITLAVETSCDETALALFSSDKGIIGDVLLSQVVHSSFGGVVPELSAREHTKNILPLFDKLLKDTGMDISQIDFVSFTLTPGLILSLVVGVAFAKSLAYALEKPLVPVHHLEGHIYSVFLERPVDYPFISLIVSGGHTDLYLVEGFGRYTFLGGTLDDAVGESYDKVARLMGLGYPGGPIVDRLAQKGRPSYQLPRPMIERDDLSMSFSGLKTAVRHIVEAGDYFREDLACSFQMAVVDVLERKVIKAVEMTKVKSIAVVGGVSANTELRRRFEKLSKEMGYRIYLPHPKFSTDNACMIAYAGMERFKRGIIAPLDINPEPNTPLELFGKEWS